The following DNA comes from Phytohabitans rumicis.
GCCAGGGACACCGGCTCGGCCGGGTCGGGGTAGGCCCGCAGCGCGGCCGGGTAGAGCTCGCGGAGCACCTCGCGGAGGGCGACGGCGGCGGAGAGGCGGCCGTTGCACAGGGCCGCGTGCGCGGCGAGGACCGGCTTGTACGCCAAGAGGTCCCGCGGCACGGGGAGGACGACCGCGGACAGCGCACCGGCCTGCAGGGCCCGCGCCAGGCCGACCGCACGGCGCTCGGCCGCCGGCGATTCCATCTCTTCCAGCGACTCGTCATCGGCGAATCGCTCAGCGTAGTCGTCGACGGAGTCGTCGTCGGCGATGGCGAGGGGACGTCCCGCGGCCGTGAGGAGCGACGTCACCAGATGGTCGTCACCGTCTGCGGCGATCGCGACCCCGGTCGGCCCGCTCGAACGTTCCACGAGCAGCGCACCGAGCTGGGCGTACCCCGCTGGGTCGTCGCTGATCTCGCAGACGTCGAGCAGCCGCCCTGCGTCGTCGACCACGGCGACGGTCAACCGCGACTCGGCCGAAGCCTGTCGCGCGGTCGAATCCGCCGACGCGAGACCGCAGTACACCCGCACGAGCGCCACGGCGTCGTCCTCCTCCCCGGACTTAAGCGTGTGCCAAGGACTGATGCTCCCTGGTGAGGGGTCAGTCGCGCCAGTCCACAGCGGCAGAGATCTTGCCGATAATCGTGCGCCAGCCAAGACTTGCCTGTTGTGCCCCGATTTTCTTCAACCGGCGGCGACCGCGGAAAGCACCAAGTCCGCCACCTGCGGCGGACCGTAGGGCCTCATCGAGGTCGTCGAGGGGAGAGCCCGCGGACAGCGCGGTGATGACCGGCTTGAGGCGCAGGGCGTACGACAGGTCGCGAGCCACCTCACCGGCCTCGATGAGCAGGTTGAAATCCCAGCTGTCGTGGCCGCCGCGCAGGTTTTCCACGACGAGATCAAGCTCATAGGAGTCTTCGTCGGTGGGCGCGACGTCGGACGGCTGGATCCGCTCGACCACTGCTGGCCAGGTGTCCACCTGGGCCAGGTCGTTCGGCGCACCGGACCGGACGAACGTCACCAGCGACTCGGCGCTCTTGAAGAGCAGCAGCCGGCCGCGGTGGCTGAGGAAGACCGGTACCTCTTCGGCCTCTTCCTCGTCGTCCTCGTCCTCGTCCTCGAAGTCTTCCGCGGAGGACTCCTCGGCGTCCTCGCGGGCGTGCTTGCCGCGCCGCTCGATCTCCTCGGTGTCGTCCGGGTCGACCTCGTCTTCGTCTTCCTCGTCGGGGAAGTCGTCGTCGAGGATCACCACGGTGTCCTCGTCGTCTTCCGAGATGGCGTGCTTGGCGCGGGCGGCGAACGGGTCGTCGTCGTCGCGGTCGCCGACCTCGGTCGGGGTCAGCGCCGTGGAGAGCCGGTACGCCCGGAGCGTGTAGCCCACGCCCGCGGGCAGCGCGATTTCGACAGGGTCGACGCGCGCCTCCGACCACAGCGTCGAGTCGCCGGACGAGGTGGCCGGCGGATCGGCTTCTTCGATCTCCTCGACCTCGTCGAGGTCGGGCTCGTCGGCGTCTGGCCGTTGGGGCGACTGGCGGGCCACGCTGACCTCCGTGTGGAATCAGGAACTCTGCGCACACCCTAGTAGCCCATTGAATGCGGCGAGCGCCCGCACCCCGTTGGAGTTCCTCGCGCACATCGGTAGGCTTGCTACTTATGAAGGCGCAGGCCCTGCACGGACACCTCGACGCGCTGCTGCTCTCGGTGCTGGAAGGGGTTCGCTGCACGGCTACGCGATCATCGAGGCGCTCAAGGCCCGCAGTGGTGGCGCGCTCAACCTTCCCACCGGCACCATCTATCCGGCCCTGCGCCGCCTGGAACGCGCCGGGTACGTCGAGAGCGAGTGGAGCACCGTCAACGGTCGCGAGCGGCGGACGTACCGGCTCACCGGCTCGGGCCACCGCGCGCTGGCCGGCGAGCGTACGAGCTGGCACGAGTTCAGCTCGACCGTGGGCCGCTTTCTCGGCCCTGAGCCGGCCTAAGGGCGGGCCCGCGCCGCCGCCAGACAGGTGAGCGCCGACCGGCCCAACCATCCGTACGTCGCCGCGATCACCAGTCCGCCCACGATCATCGGCGGCCAGGTGAGAGCCGCCGGCCACATCTGCACCGACCAGACGTACATCAGCCAACCGCCGGCCGTTCCCACGCCGACCATCGCCAGCGTGCCGACAGCTATCGCACGCGCCGGTCCCCGGCCCACCGCGCGGCCCCGCCGCACGCGCCACGCCAGCCAGGCGTAGGCGGCCACGGCGAGCACCGCGTAGGCGTACCCGAGATAGTCCTGGACCCGCGCGACGAGCAAGTAACCGCCGGGCGGCATGGACGCGGACGCCGTCCAGGGTCCGCCCCGCCACATGAAGTCGGCCAGCGCCGTGAAGAGTGCCGGCACCAGCATCATCCGCAGCGCCAGCCGGCGGGCCGCGCCGGCGGCCAGCTCCGCCTGGTACGCCGGCGCCAGCTCACGGACGCCGCCGAAGTCGGCCACCGCCCGCCGTTGCGCCTCCGCGGCCGCCAAGCCCTCTTCCTGGTACGCCGAAGCCGCGTCGACCAGGCCGTGCCGCGCCTCCCGGAGCAGGTCGTCCTTGAGCCGGCCCGGACCGGTCAGCGCGCGGTCGAGGCTGCGGACGTACTCGTCGATCAGCATGCGGCCGCTGCCCGGGTCGAGACGACGCAGCGCACCGCCAGCCAGGTGAGCGTGCCGAAGACGGCGTCGAGCATGATCCAGGCCGCGATCATCGGCGGCCAGGTGAGCGCCCGCGGGTCTTCCAGGACGGACGTGATCGCGGCGAACGTCCCCACGGACCCGATCAGCCCGCAAATCACCAGCGTGCCCGCCGCGAGCGCCCGCACGATGCGCCGGGGGTCGCGCCGCGAAGGCAGCGCGACCAGCGCCACGAGCGCGAGCGCACCAACCACATAGGACACCCAGTCGATCGCCTGCACCATGAGGAGGAACGCGGATGGCGGAGCCTCGGCCGGCACGTCCGGCGGCTGCCACCACATCCAGTCGGCGGTCAGCATGCCCACCGGCACCAGGGCCACCACCAAGGCCAGTCGACGCCCCTGACTGGCCGTCAGCTCGGCCTGGTAGGCCGGCGCCAGCTCGCCGACGCCGCCGAACTCGGCCACCGCCAGCGTCTGCGCGGACCGCGCGTCCAGACCGCTGTCCTGGTACGCCGTCGCGGCGTCCTCCAGGCTGCCGCGCGCCTCGGCGATCAGGTCGGCCTTCTGCCTGCGCGGCCCGCGGAGCTGGTCAGACAGCGTGCGCAGATAGTCGTCGATCAGGGCAGCATCGGCGCGCATGAAGACGAGCCTGCCACGACGTACGACTCGCCCGCATCCGGGAGCTTCCCTTAGGGCGTGCCGAGGCTGACGTAACCGCGCTCGGCGGCCTCCTGCGCGAGCCACTGGTCGCGGTACCACCCCGGCACGGCCGCCAACTCGGCGTGGGTGCCGCGCTGCACCACCCGGCCCGCGTCGAGCACGAGGACCTCGTCCAGGCCGGCGAGCCCGCGCAGCCGGTGGGTGACCAGCACCACGGACCCTCGGGCGGCCCCGAGAGTGGCGGCCAGCACCTCGTCGGCGGCGGCCGGGTCCAGGCCCTCGGTGGGCTCGTCCAGGACCAGCACGGCCGGGTCCAGCAGCAACGCCCTAGCCAGGGCCAGCCGCTGCCGCTGGCCGCCGGAGAGCTGCCCGCCGTCCTCGCCCACCACCGTGTCCCAGCCGTCCGGCTGCTCGCCTACCCAGTCGAGGAGCCCGGCCGTCGCGCACGCGGCGGCGAGGTCGTCGTCGGTGGCGTCGGTCCGGCCCAGCAGCAGGTTTTCGCGTACGGAGGCGTGGAAGACGTACGCCTCGGCGAGCAGCCCGCCCACCTGCGCGGGCGAGCCGCCCCACTCGGTCAGCGCGTGCAGGAGGCTGCTCTTTCCTGCCCCGCTCGGGCCGACGACCGCGATCCGGCGTCCCGGTGGGAGGTCGACGCGTACCCGGTCGAGCGCGGGCGGCCCGTCCGGCCGGTAGCGCACGGTGATGCTGGCGAGGTCGACCGGGTCGGTCGCCGCGGCGGGTGCGGGGGTGAGCAGCGCGGCGACCCGGGACAGCCCGGCGCGCAGCTCGCTCCACTGCCGCGCCGACGTGACCAGCGCCAGGCAGGCTTCGACCGCGGCGAGCGCGCCGACGGCGAGGACGCCCACGAGCACCCCGTCGACATCGGCGCGCAGCGCGGTGACGGCCACGGCCGCCGCGGTCGCGCCACCCACGAGTACGCCGGCCGCGTCGACCGCCCAGCCGGACGTCGCGAGCCGGCGCTCCAGCCGGGACAGCTCGCCGGCCCGGCGGTTCGCGGCGTCGAGGGCCGCCGCGGTCGCCCCGTACGCGGCGAGGTCGGCGGCGCCGTGGGTCAGGTCGATGGCGTCGCCCGCGAGCGCGCCGCGGAGCGGGGCCACCCGGTCGGCCGTACGGCGGGTGAGCGCGGTGGCCGCGGCGGGCAGGGCGCCCCCGGCGACGAGCAGCCCGGCGGCGAGAGCCACCGCCGCGGCGGGGGAGATGAGCGCCGCGCCGCCCACGGCCAGTACGCCCACGGCGGCGGCCGCCGCGCCCGGGACCAGCACCCGCAGCAGCAGGTCCTGTACGGCGTCCACATCGGACACCAGCCGGCTGAGCGAGTCGCCGGTGCGGACCGGTTCACGGCGGGTGGAGAGCGTCTCGAACACCCGCGCCCGTACGTCGGTGAGGATCCGCAGCACCGCGTCGTGGCCGGCGAGCCGTTCCGTGTAGCGCAGCACGCCCCGCCCGATGGCCAGCGCGCGCACGGAAACGATGGCGACGGTGAGCGCGCTCAGCGGCGGCTGGCCGGCGGCGGTGATGAGCAGCCAGGTCGCGGTGGCCATCAGAGCCAGCCCGGCCAGCTCGGTGCCGGCGGCGAGCACGCCCGCGGCGACCAGCCGGCCGAGGTAGGGCCGGGCCAGCCGCAGCACGGTCCGTTCGGGGCTCATGCGGGCACCTCCACGGCGGCGCCTGCCGTGACCCGGATGACGCGGTCGGCCTCGGCGAGCAGCGCGGGGCGGTGGGCCACGACGATGGCGGTACGACCGGCCATCAGCCGCCGGGTGGCCTCCAGCACGGCGGCCTCGGACGCACCGTCGAGGCGCGCGGTCGGCTCGTCGAGCAGCAGGATCGGCGCGTCCCGCAGGAACGCCCGGGCCAGCGCCACCCGCTGCCGCTGGCCGCTGGACAGCCCGTGGCCGCGCTCGCCGAGCACGGTGTCGAGCCCGTCGGGCAGCGCGTCGACCACCTCGTCCAGCGCGGCGGCCTTGACGGCGAGGCGCAGCGCCTCGTCCGACGCGTCGGGAGCGCCGAGGCGGATGTTGTCGGCGAGCGACGCCGCGAACAGGTGCGGCCGCTGGGGCACCCACGCGATCTTGCGGCGCCACTCGTCCAGGTCGAGCGTGGCCAGGTCTACGCCGTTCACTCGCACGTGCCCGGTGTTTGGGACCACGAAGCCCAGCAGTAGGGCTAGTACCGTGCTCTTTCCGGCCCCGCTGGGGCCTACCAGCGCGACGCGTTCGCCCGCGTTGACGGTGAGCGACAGGTCCCTGAGCGCGTCGCCGCGCTCATAGCTCACACTCACCCCCGCAAAGCTCAGGGATGCAAGGAAGGGCACCTTGTTAGCGCTTTTCGCATAGGAAGGGTCCCCTGCTAACAGCTCGAAGGATGACTCGAGCGCGGTGAGGCCCTCTTGGCTGGCGTGGAAGCGGGCGCCGGCCGCGCGCAGCGGGAGGTACGCCTCCGGGGCCAGCAGGAGCACCAGGAGGGCCGTCTGCAGGGTCAGGCCGCCGTCCAGCAGGCGCAGGCCGATCGGGACCGCGACCAGCGCCACCGACAGCGTGGCGATCAGCTCCAGCACCAGACCGGACAGGAACGCGATCCGCAGCGTCCGCATGGTCGCGCCGCGGTGCCCGTCGGCCATCTTGCGGACGACCTCGACCTGCGCCTGGGCCCGCCCGAACGCACGCAGCGTCGGCAGCCCGGCCACCATGTCGAGGAAGTGGCCACCCAGCATCGACAGCCGCCGCCACTGGCGCTGCGTGGCCGCCTGCGCCTGCCAGCCCAGCAGCGCCCCGAAGATCGGGATGAGCGGCAGCGTCACCGCCACGATCACGGCCGAGCTCCAGTCGGCGAACACCAGCCGCGCCAGCACCGCCACGGGCACGGTCACGCCGAGCACGAGCTGCGGCAGGTATCCGGTGAAGTAGGCGTCCAGCGCGTCCAGCCCGCGTCCCGCGAGCGTGGCGATCTCGCCGGCCCGCTGGCCCGCCACCCACGCCGGTCCGCGCCGGCCCACCGCGCCGAGCAGTTCGCCGCGCAGGGCGGCCTTGACGGTCGCCGCCGCGCGGGCCGCCACGACGCCCTGGCCCCACACGACACCCGCCCGCGCCGCCACCGCGGCCACGAAACCGGCCAGCGCCGCCTGGTCCAGCCGCCCGCCCGCCGCCGCGGCGAGCACCGCCGCCAGCGCCGTGGCCTGGGCGATCACCACCACCGCGGCGGCAACCCCGAGCAGACCGAGTGCTGCGAACTGGCGCCGGGTCGCGGGGACCCGGCGCAGCAGGCGGGGATCGAAGGGGCGCCGACTCACCAGTACACCGGCGCCCGCTGGTCGATCCGTCCGCGGAAAATCCACCAGCACATCACCTGGAAGCCTAATAGGGCCGGGACGAGCGGTACGGCGAGCCAGCCGAGCAGCCGCAGGGTGGGACCGCTGGCCGCCGCGTCGGCGACCGTCAGGCTGGCCGCCGGGTCGACGGTCGACACCAGCGTGTAGGGCCAGGTCGCCGATCCGACCAGCGCCACCGGCACGACCAGCGCCACCGACGTGGCGACAAAGGCGGCGCCCGGCCTGCCCCGCCGCCATGCGCCGGCGGCGACCAGCAGCGCCGCCGCCAGCACACCCAGCAGGGGTACGACGGCAGCCGGCTGCTCTACCGCGGCGCGTACCCGGGAAGAGAGAAGGCCCACGACGGCGGTCCCGGCGACGGCGGCGAGTGCCCACGGCACCAGCTGGCGGCCCGGGTGGGCGAACCCGCCCTCAGGCAGGCGCAGCGCGAGGAAGGCGGCGCCGTGCACGGCGACCAGCGCCAGCAGCGTGACCGCGGTGGCGGCCGTGAAGGGCGTCACCGCGTGGCCGACGCCCGCGACATGGCCGTCCGCGTGCAGCGGCACCCCTTGCAGGAGGCCACCGAGCACGGCGCCCCAGCCGAGCGCGGCGAGGGCGCTGCCGCCGATGACCAGCCGATCCCAGCCGCCGCGCAGCCTGATTTCCCGGCTCCGTAGCTGCACCGCGGCGGTGACGAGGATCACCCCGGCCAGCGCGAGCGCCACGGCCGGGTAGAGGCCGGACAGCAGTTCGCCCTCCAACATCGGGAACGCGCCGAAGAGGATCCCCATCGCGGCGACCAGCCAGACCTCGTTACCGAGGAAGAACGGGCCGACCGCGGTGAGCAGGCCGCGCCGCGCCTCGGGGGTCCGGGCGCGGGCGAGCAGGACGCCGGAGCCGTAGTCGTAGCCGCCCAGCACCAGGTAGGCGGCGAAGAAGAGCCCGAGCAGGGCGTACCAGACGGTTGCCACGGTCGCCTCCTCAGGCCAGGGCCGGCTCGGGCCGGCCGTCGATGGGGAGTACGGGCTCGTCGGGCCGGCGGCCGAGTGCGGGGTCGGCCGAGCCGCGGCTGGCGAAGCGGGCCAGGAGCAGCCAGTCCGCGACGGCCAGCGCGATCAGCAGCACCGAGAAGCCGAGGAACGAGGTGAGCAGCACGCCGCCGCTCGCCGGGGTTACCGCGTCTCCGGTCTTGAGCAGCCCGTACGCGACCCACGGCTGACGGCCGAGCTCGCGGAAGAACCACCCGAAGAGAGCCGCCAGGAACGGCAGCGGCACCGCGAATAGGAGCAGGTACAGCGGAAACTTGAGCCGGATGATCCAATCCCGCCAGAGGAGCGGAAGCAGGAAGATCACGAGCGCCAGCGTGTTGGCGATCAGGATCATGAAGCCGAGCGGCGCGCCGACCCACTCGGGCGGCAGGTAGTCGCCTGGGCTCCCGCCGAAGCGCGCCGCGAAGTCGGCCGCGGCGGCCAGCTTGTCCGCCTCGGCGCCGAGCTTGGTGGGCTGGATCTCGCTGAGGTAGCCGAACTGGGCGTACCCGAAGCCGGTGACCATGGTCGTGCCGATCGCGGCGGTCACCACCCCGATCCGCAGCGACTTGCGAAATACCTCGTAGTCCGGGTTTCGGCGGATGAGCTGCCAGGCGCTGATGCCGGCCATCAGGAAGCCGCCGGTCGTGATGGCCGCGAAGATCACGTGCAGGAGCGCGATCGGGAACGACTGGTTGCTCAGCAGCGCCCCGAAGTCGGTGAGGTGGGCGACGCCGTCCTTCTCCTCGTACCCGACCGGATGCTGCAGCCAGGAGTTGGCCACCATGACCCAGAAGGCCGAGGTGTACGCGGTGATGGCCACGCCGTACAGCAGGGCGAGGTGGATGCCGCGCCGCAGCCGGTGCCAACCGAAGATCCACATGCCCAGGAACGTCGACTCCAGGAAGAACGCGACCAGCGTCTCGGTGGCCAGCGGGGCGCCGAAGACGTTGCCGACGTAGCGGGACAGCCCACTCCAGTTCAGCCCGAACTGGAACTCCATCACGATGCCCGTCACGATCCCGAGCGCGTAGTTGATCAGGTACAGGGTGCCCCAGAAGCGGGTGAGCCGCTCGTAGACCGGCTTCTTCGTGACGAACCGCGCCGTCTGCAAGTACACAAGCAGGGTGACCAGACCGAGCGTGACCAGCACGAACAGGAAATGGATCGACGTCGTCGTAGCGAACTGCAAGCGCGCGAGCAGCAACGGGTCCATGTGGCCACCCTACATGTAGCGACCATACATATATCTACGACACCGTGTAGTGCGCGCCGTGCCCGCTCTGCGCGTCGATCAAGGGCTCTGCGCGTCGATCAAGGGCTCTGCGCGTCGATCAAGGACTCTCTCGTCGATCAAGGGCGAATGGTCGTGGATCGGAGATCAAACCACGGCTATTCGCCCTTGATCGACGAGAGAGTCCTTGATCGGTGGGGCTCCAGGGCCGGCGCGGAGTGCCGGCTTGGGCTGCTTCCCAACCGGGGCGCCCTACTCACGCCAGCGCGCCACGCGGGTGTCCGGCCAGAACGCTGACCGACGGCGCGGGGGTGGGTCAGGCGAGGAACAGCGAGACGGTCAGCGCGACCAGCGTCGCCGCGACCACCAGGGCGAGCGTGCCGCGCACCCGGGCCGGCCGGCCGGCGGTGAGCAGGCGTTGTACGCGGGCGTCGAGCTCGGTGTCGGCGACGCCGAGCGCGCCCGCGGGCGTGACTCGCGACGGGGCCGACGCGAAGCGCAGCAGTGCTGCGGCGAGCGGGCCGTCCAGGTGCTGCCGGCGGGCCTTGTCGTCGGCCCGCATCTCGACCAGCAGCGCGACCGTGGCGCGGGCGGCGCGGACCCAGGCGGCCCACGGCAACGCCCGGCACAGCGCGGTGAACGGCAGCAGCACCAGGTCGTGCCGCTCGTCGGCGTGGGCCCGCTCGTGGCTGAGCACGGCGGCGAGCTGCGGCCGGTCGAGCAGGCTGAGCGTGCCCGCGCTCACCACGACGGTGGGCCGGACGCCCGGCAGGCAGTACGCCGCGGCGCTCGGGTGGTCGAGGACCAGCGCACCCGGTGCGGCCGGGTCGTCGCGGGCCACCAGGTTGAGCAGGTCCCGGTGCCGTCGTTGTGCGCGGATGGCGCGCAGCCCGCAGGTGACGGTGGTGCCGATCAGCACCGCCCCGACGCCGAACCCGCCCGCGACGAACGCCACGTGCGCCGGGCCGAACCCGGGCGGCAGCTCACCGGAGACGAGCCGGAGGAGCGCGGTGCCGACCCCGGTGCCGTACGGCCCCAGGCCCAGGGCCAGCGGCAGGCCGATCGCGGCGAGCCCGAGCGCGAGCCCGACCGCTTGCCAGCACACGATCGCGACCCGAGGGCTGCGGTAGGTCCACGTGGACCGGGTGAGCACCTGGGCGGTGAGGTAGCACGCCAGCACGGCTCCGGCGAAATGCGCGGCGTACACCATGGCGGTCAGTCTTTCCCGTCCGCTGCTTCCTCGGCCAGGGCGGCCCGCAGCACCTCGGCCTCCGTGCCGCTCACCGAGCGGGCGAAGCGCACCAGCGCCGCGTCACGGCTGCTGGACAGGTCCAGGGCGTCGAGCATGAGCTGCGCGATGTATGCCTCGCGGCTGGCCGCCGGCCGGTAGCTCCAGGCTCGACCGGCCCGGTCCCGCTCCACCATCCCCTTGCCGGCGAGCCGGTCCAGCACGGTCATCACGGTCGTGTACGCCAACTCGCGGTCCTGGAGCGTCTCGGCGACCTCGCGCACTGTCAGCGGCGTGCCACGATCCCACAGCACATCCATAACGGCACGCTCAAGCTCCCCCAACCGCATCACGCCATCGATCCTACCCGCCACGCCCCCGCCCGCCAGCCCGTCGATCAAGGGCCGCGAGCCTCGTCGATCAAGGGCAAATGGTCGTGGATTGGAGATCAAAGCACGACCGTTCGCCCTTGATCGACGACGAAATCCTTGGTCGGCGAATTAGCTCAGGCCGTTGAGTTGCAATTCCGCAAGGGTGGCGCGGCGCCTTTCGACGTATTCCGTGCTGCCGGCCAATGTGTTGGCCAACTCATACATCGTGACGAGGGCACCCCACGGGTCGCCCTCGATCGGCTCGGCGAGCCAGTACTCCGGAATTCCGCGCTCGGCGTACCAACTCGGGTTGCGATCTTTCTTGTCGGACGACGGCGACCATACCTCCGCCACCAGTGCCAGGGCGGCGGGGTCGTGCCAGGCCGCGTTCGGGTCGGTCGGTTGGTCGTAGAACACGCCGACCTCGGCAACACGGGTGTCCTTGGCCGTATTGAGTACGCCGACTTGCGTAAATGCAAATCGGCCGGCCTGCTCCAGAAGATTGCAGAGCTTTTGCTCAACGTATTGATGCCACAAGCGAGCCGGAAAAATGACGTACAAATTACCGTCATGCACCTCGGCGCGTGTGCCCCGCGGAAGCTCTTCGAGGTCGGCGATTGTAAAGGCCACCTATACGCCCTTGGGGTGCCAGACGGTTTTGGTCTCCAGGAAGCTTGTCATGCGGGCGATGCCCGGGTCGGCGGTCCAGTCCACCGGGGTCGCCGGCGGGCGTACGACGCGCTTGAGGTTGTCGGCCGCGGCCTCCTCCAGCGACCTGGCCAACTCCCGGTCGGCCACGCCGGTCAGGTCGAGCGCGTTGACGTCCATGTGCGCGGCCAGCCACGGGGCGGTCTCGGCCACCTTGCCGGTCAGCACGTTGACCACCCCGCCGGGCAGGTCCGAGGTGGCCAGCACCTCGGCGAGCGTTACCGCGGGCAGCGGGCGTCCTTCGGCGGCGAGCACCACCAC
Coding sequences within:
- a CDS encoding permease prefix domain 1-containing protein; the encoded protein is MRADAALIDDYLRTLSDQLRGPRRQKADLIAEARGSLEDAATAYQDSGLDARSAQTLAVAEFGGVGELAPAYQAELTASQGRRLALVVALVPVGMLTADWMWWQPPDVPAEAPPSAFLLMVQAIDWVSYVVGALALVALVALPSRRDPRRIVRALAAGTLVICGLIGSVGTFAAITSVLEDPRALTWPPMIAAWIMLDAVFGTLTWLAVRCVVSTRAAAAC
- a CDS encoding cytochrome ubiquinol oxidase subunit I, producing the protein MDPLLLARLQFATTTSIHFLFVLVTLGLVTLLVYLQTARFVTKKPVYERLTRFWGTLYLINYALGIVTGIVMEFQFGLNWSGLSRYVGNVFGAPLATETLVAFFLESTFLGMWIFGWHRLRRGIHLALLYGVAITAYTSAFWVMVANSWLQHPVGYEEKDGVAHLTDFGALLSNQSFPIALLHVIFAAITTGGFLMAGISAWQLIRRNPDYEVFRKSLRIGVVTAAIGTTMVTGFGYAQFGYLSEIQPTKLGAEADKLAAAADFAARFGGSPGDYLPPEWVGAPLGFMILIANTLALVIFLLPLLWRDWIIRLKFPLYLLLFAVPLPFLAALFGWFFRELGRQPWVAYGLLKTGDAVTPASGGVLLTSFLGFSVLLIALAVADWLLLARFASRGSADPALGRRPDEPVLPIDGRPEPALA
- a CDS encoding permease prefix domain 1-containing protein; translated protein: MLIDEYVRSLDRALTGPGRLKDDLLREARHGLVDAASAYQEEGLAAAEAQRRAVADFGGVRELAPAYQAELAAGAARRLALRMMLVPALFTALADFMWRGGPWTASASMPPGGYLLVARVQDYLGYAYAVLAVAAYAWLAWRVRRGRAVGRGPARAIAVGTLAMVGVGTAGGWLMYVWSVQMWPAALTWPPMIVGGLVIAATYGWLGRSALTCLAAARARP
- a CDS encoding M56 family metallopeptidase: MVYAAHFAGAVLACYLTAQVLTRSTWTYRSPRVAIVCWQAVGLALGLAAIGLPLALGLGPYGTGVGTALLRLVSGELPPGFGPAHVAFVAGGFGVGAVLIGTTVTCGLRAIRAQRRHRDLLNLVARDDPAAPGALVLDHPSAAAYCLPGVRPTVVVSAGTLSLLDRPQLAAVLSHERAHADERHDLVLLPFTALCRALPWAAWVRAARATVALLVEMRADDKARRQHLDGPLAAALLRFASAPSRVTPAGALGVADTELDARVQRLLTAGRPARVRGTLALVVAATLVALTVSLFLA
- the cydD gene encoding thiol reductant ABC exporter subunit CydD; protein product: MSRRPFDPRLLRRVPATRRQFAALGLLGVAAAVVVIAQATALAAVLAAAAGGRLDQAALAGFVAAVAARAGVVWGQGVVAARAAATVKAALRGELLGAVGRRGPAWVAGQRAGEIATLAGRGLDALDAYFTGYLPQLVLGVTVPVAVLARLVFADWSSAVIVAVTLPLIPIFGALLGWQAQAATQRQWRRLSMLGGHFLDMVAGLPTLRAFGRAQAQVEVVRKMADGHRGATMRTLRIAFLSGLVLELIATLSVALVAVPIGLRLLDGGLTLQTALLVLLLAPEAYLPLRAAGARFHASQEGLTALESSFELLAGDPSYAKSANKVPFLASLSFAGVSVSYERGDALRDLSLTVNAGERVALVGPSGAGKSTVLALLLGFVVPNTGHVRVNGVDLATLDLDEWRRKIAWVPQRPHLFAASLADNIRLGAPDASDEALRLAVKAAALDEVVDALPDGLDTVLGERGHGLSSGQRQRVALARAFLRDAPILLLDEPTARLDGASEAAVLEATRRLMAGRTAIVVAHRPALLAEADRVIRVTAGAAVEVPA
- the cydC gene encoding thiol reductant ABC exporter subunit CydC, whose translation is MSPERTVLRLARPYLGRLVAAGVLAAGTELAGLALMATATWLLITAAGQPPLSALTVAIVSVRALAIGRGVLRYTERLAGHDAVLRILTDVRARVFETLSTRREPVRTGDSLSRLVSDVDAVQDLLLRVLVPGAAAAAVGVLAVGGAALISPAAAVALAAGLLVAGGALPAAATALTRRTADRVAPLRGALAGDAIDLTHGAADLAAYGATAAALDAANRRAGELSRLERRLATSGWAVDAAGVLVGGATAAAVAVTALRADVDGVLVGVLAVGALAAVEACLALVTSARQWSELRAGLSRVAALLTPAPAAATDPVDLASITVRYRPDGPPALDRVRVDLPPGRRIAVVGPSGAGKSSLLHALTEWGGSPAQVGGLLAEAYVFHASVRENLLLGRTDATDDDLAAACATAGLLDWVGEQPDGWDTVVGEDGGQLSGGQRQRLALARALLLDPAVLVLDEPTEGLDPAAADEVLAATLGAARGSVVLVTHRLRGLAGLDEVLVLDAGRVVQRGTHAELAAVPGWYRDQWLAQEAAERGYVSLGTP
- a CDS encoding cytochrome d ubiquinol oxidase subunit II, which codes for MATVWYALLGLFFAAYLVLGGYDYGSGVLLARARTPEARRGLLTAVGPFFLGNEVWLVAAMGILFGAFPMLEGELLSGLYPAVALALAGVILVTAAVQLRSREIRLRGGWDRLVIGGSALAALGWGAVLGGLLQGVPLHADGHVAGVGHAVTPFTAATAVTLLALVAVHGAAFLALRLPEGGFAHPGRQLVPWALAAVAGTAVVGLLSSRVRAAVEQPAAVVPLLGVLAAALLVAAGAWRRGRPGAAFVATSVALVVPVALVGSATWPYTLVSTVDPAASLTVADAAASGPTLRLLGWLAVPLVPALLGFQVMCWWIFRGRIDQRAPVYW
- a CDS encoding DNA primase, producing MARQSPQRPDADEPDLDEVEEIEEADPPATSSGDSTLWSEARVDPVEIALPAGVGYTLRAYRLSTALTPTEVGDRDDDDPFAARAKHAISEDDEDTVVILDDDFPDEEDEDEVDPDDTEEIERRGKHAREDAEESSAEDFEDEDEDDEEEAEEVPVFLSHRGRLLLFKSAESLVTFVRSGAPNDLAQVDTWPAVVERIQPSDVAPTDEDSYELDLVVENLRGGHDSWDFNLLIEAGEVARDLSYALRLKPVITALSAGSPLDDLDEALRSAAGGGLGAFRGRRRLKKIGAQQASLGWRTIIGKISAAVDWRD
- a CDS encoding Uma2 family endonuclease; this encodes MAFTIADLEELPRGTRAEVHDGNLYVIFPARLWHQYVEQKLCNLLEQAGRFAFTQVGVLNTAKDTRVAEVGVFYDQPTDPNAAWHDPAALALVAEVWSPSSDKKDRNPSWYAERGIPEYWLAEPIEGDPWGALVTMYELANTLAGSTEYVERRRATLAELQLNGLS